Below is a window of Sylvia atricapilla isolate bSylAtr1 chromosome 17, bSylAtr1.pri, whole genome shotgun sequence DNA.
CACATGGGACAGTGGTTTTTCTAGGTATTAATAGATATAGTTTGTAGTGTGAACgctttagccaccttaagaatgAGATaaacaatgtttgtttgcatttttcttatgTTGTACACCAATGAGAAAATACTTGTGACTGTAAACTATACTGAAGTGTGTATAACCTGCCATTTCAGATGGAATAAATCGGAGAATGTATGTTAACCATATTATTGGTTGGATCTGcattgctctgtccagccttcTCATGTTTTAAGGGGTTCCCAGTTTATGTGAATGTGCTTGCAGGTGTTTGAAACTGGCTCTAATGCTTGAAAAACCTCCCCAATCCTTAGGACTATaaacaaggaaaatgcagacaaaaagTGAAATTCCACATACTGATGAGATTTCCTGCCCCAATTTGGGCCCTGTGCCCAGGAGTGTCCTCCAGCTCCTTTATCATGGACTGCTCAAAGGCCAAGGCAGCAACTCGGGAAAAGAATTCTTTGACATTTTCTCCTAGGAAACAAGACAGAAATTATGTGTTTTTATAAAGGCACATCAACAGATGACCAAGCATAACAAACACATCTGTGAACAGCTGACTGCTCAATATTTGGACAGAACAGGCCTCTTCAAAAATCTCTCTCCCATCCTGatcactgcagaaataatttctaattttcttaCTCTGGAATGCTGCACCCTGTCCTGCACCTTTATTTTTAGCTAGCAACAGAGAGAATTCATTTTGAGGTGTAATCTTTTTCCATTGCAAAGGTTGAGTAGTAGTGCACATGTGTATTTATGTAACTAACTATGAATTAAACATGCTCAGATACTGCAAAGCAGCTTGATTACTTCTTCCTGCAAACACGACAGTGAAAGCACACATACAAACGCTCAAATAAAATCAGCCATTAACAAACCTGAAGTTTCTAATAGCAACAAAAagcaagaacaacaacaacaaaacaatggCAATGGGGGGATAATAAATTCCTCCCACTCCAACATCAGCCCTCGCGGTTATGCTATTTTTACATCCTTTGCAGTGATTTACCTGTTTTGGCTGAAACAGACCAGTATTCTGCCTGCATCTCCTTGGCAAAGCGGATGGcttccagctctgtcctttcaCACACAGCATCTGACTGGGCAAACAACGCGGGATAACTTGAGCTGAAGCGTGTCTGGGCTGGAAGCACCACAGAGGCACTGCCATTGCACCTACACTGGGATGTTTCCAGTTCTCTCCGTGGCCTTTCTGACCTTGCCTAGACTTGGGCAATCAGACATGACTGCAAGAGTATTTAGTACTGGCTTTAAATGGAAATCTCCACTCAGCTCCCAcagcactgaaacaaaacaagagttAACAAGTGACCCTTGCATCTAACACATTCCCTGGTAAAGAGCTGTCAAGTCAGCCGCCCTGTTAATGGTCTTTAAATCCTTGTCACCTCATCTTTCTCAGCAGAAGAGTTGTGGGACCAACTAGTAAGAGAAGAAACAAGTTTGTTCTCAAAActtcaaaaatcttttttctacAGAAAGACAAACACAGGACTGAGAATTGTACAGAGAGACTGCATTCACTCTGctcttttgaaaattatgtGATATTCAATTAAGTAAGAAATTTTCTCTGTTCCTGAATAATGAACACTCTATCctttaaaaaccattttcccTCTAATTTTTCCAATAGCTCTCTGAACTCTAATACTCAGTTTTGAGTATCTACCTTAGTATCTTCCATATTTACAGGACCGATATCCAGCATGTCAGGCTTGCTGGCATAACAAAAAAACATGTAATGCTATAAATTTCATACAGCAGTTATTTTAAAttgagagaaagaagaaaacctaTGTACAGTtacagaacaacaacaaaaccttccAGATCACGATGTATGTTTATATATGCTTGAAAAATGTCAtgcaagaaatatttcattaactACTCATTTTTTCAGAACGCCTCTTCTTAAATTGGTTTCAAGTACGGTGTTCAATTTACCTTTTAAGTTTCGTGCTCAAGGTCTTTATCTCAATGACATTGTGCACAACTTTGCAAGGCAAATCACTTGAGGAACTAGGGAAAATCTGATTTCCTTATCTGCACTCAATTTACTCACCACTAAATCTTTTTTTGTTCCGACCAGAAAGATGAAGCTGGAATCTGGCTCATTCTCCCTCAATGCATCTTCTAGCCACTGtctaaaagaaaaaccagaaatgacAGAATCAGTCAGAGGGAACAAGGAGTACAGGAGAAGATGACAGATAATAGGGTCACAAGAAAAGTGAGTGGAAGACCTTAGGTGAGAGTATCAAAAGCCCTTTGTTCTAGGCAGAGAGGCAGTAGCTATTCCAACTGCTTGGAATACATATCTCCCACTAAGGAAAAATCATACCCACGGCAGAGTGCAAATTCAACAATCATTTTAGCACCCAGAAAGAATATTTCTCAGCATAAGGGAGAGGGTAAAGTTTGGTGCGAGATAAGgaataagaaaagaaagcaagaagcaACTGAAAAGGTATGAACCACATATCAGGTTAGATAGAAAAGGGAATAAAGAGTGAAATAATCTATTCAGCATTATAAAACAGCTCCCTATCAAGGCTGTATGATTCTTGTCTCACAAACTTTTATATTCTTGTTACTCTGGCAATCAAGTTTCTCTTGAGTCATCCAACACAAGTCAAGGAGGGAAGGCAGTGTGTGCGTGTGTGGGAAATCAGGTTCACAGGCTTCAATTACTTTCAGCCAAGCAGAGAcactaatatatatattattttacaaAGTCCTATGTAAATGAGCTAAGCACCATAGTACACATTCAAATAAGACAGAGTACAGGTTGTAGAGAAGTCTGTACCTGCATCACAGTCACAACAGCACGTTAGAAATACCTATCCTCTgagctgagccagcagtgtggaTCACAGATCCATGCAGGGTTTTGCAGCCTGCACTAAAAGCAGAATGACTTTACTCATAACAATTAATGTGTTGTTGTTACCAAATCATTACAAGGATGTGAACTACTAAGTTTAGCTGTATCTACACATACttggagtttttaattttctctcctctttctgaCAGCTTATCTCCcatcagaatcacagaaactagagaaagaaaatttgggGATAAACAGTGCCcctgaaaaatgaaaggctTAGGAGACATTATGCATGAGATGCATCTCATCAATTTTATAATTTACATCAGATTCCAGCCTGGTATTCTATTTATAGCATGTGaagtgaaacaaagaaaaaaaaaacttttgggGTGCACTTCGTCTCTTCCTGCATGTCTAACTTTGGAAAGATCAAGCTTGTGCTGAActgcctctccctgcactgACTTTAAAGGAAGTCAAGTGTAAGCAGTTCAGATTTatgctctgcattttcttcagaaaaatcccTCCCTATGTAATCCAAACTAGTGACTgtcatatttaatttcttagcTCAATAGAAAATACACTCATGATCCAGCAAGTTCTTAACACCTACATATGGAAGGCAATTAAACCTGCTGTAAAAACCTTTAAAAGATAAGCCAAAATTCAGAAACTTACTTGGTGTGATCCAAAGTTTGGATATCAGCCAAATCAAACACTGTTATTATAACTGCAATAAAAGacaagaatagaaaaaaaaaaagtaattaaattagAAAGTGTATCAGAAGTCTCTCCAACCCATCTCATTAAACAGAGAGAATGTTTATGTATAAGGTGTAAGAACAGATTTAACACATAGGAGGTGGAAGACTATCTGTTTCCATTTGctcattccttttctttttctagcaCCCAATAAGACCTAAGTGCTTACTCTTCAACATTCTATCTATAGTCTGCAGTCTACAGTGCTATCAATCCTTTCATTTGGACATTCCCACAGGATTGTCTCTTACCAAAGGGAAAGCCAGAAATATCCACTTCCATTCCAACTCCGGCATTAATCTCACCCAACTTCAAATTCTTTTCCCTGTAGTCACAAGTGCCACTCTCTATCACTGCATCATCAGAACACTCAGAGCTTGCAGATGTGACACATCAAGCCATGAACTTCTTCATCCCTTCTTCTCTGCAATAATGGACAACCCACTCCACCTCACTGTGTCTACAGGCACCTTCCCGAGGAGCAAATGTGGATGTATGTTGCTGTACAAAATACAACCTCCTGACAAAAGCAGGATCAAATTAATATTGTTCTCACCCTCTGCTCCTCGGTAGTAAGCAGATGCAATGCACTTGAACTTCTCCTGACCTGCTGTGTCCCATCTGTGCAacgaggggaaaaaagaaatttcaggtTAATGAAACCCAGGGTAACCTGAGTAAACATGTTAATGAAGCAGCAGACTGGTACAAGGCAGAGAAGAATGTGATACCAGAGAAGTGTCACCATCTGGAACATGTTATTCATTAACTACCGATAGAAATACAGTAAAGCTCTTTTAGTCAATGAAGACATGAGAATACCATTTTTACCTGTTCTTAAAAGATACTAATAATTTTGGAGACAATTCAAATATCGGTATTCTGCATGGTAATGTCCTTtccttaaaacattttttttctttcacctaTATAATTTACATGTATTTCTAGGGAAATCTAGTTTTGTAAATTTTCTCTGCTAATATTAGCTAAGTCATGTATTAGCCCACGTTAGAATCTTGCAAC
It encodes the following:
- the RAB36 gene encoding ras-related protein Rab-36 isoform X1, which codes for MKSSLMHLVPPVSRERIISQFPKWYTPEACLQFKEHFHAQVRAACQQSTGTAGLKISKVVVVGDLYVGKTSLINRFCKDNFDRDYKATIGVDFEIERFEIIGMPYNLQIWDTAGQEKFKCIASAYYRGAEVIITVFDLADIQTLDHTKQWLEDALRENEPDSSFIFLVGTKKDLVSDAVCERTELEAIRFAKEMQAEYWSVSAKTGENVKEFFSRVAALAFEQSMIKELEDTPGHRAQIGAGNLIKLEKSIMEVPEDNTRVSLSCC
- the RAB36 gene encoding ras-related protein Rab-36 isoform X2, encoding MKSSLMHLVPPVSRERIISQFPKWYTPEACLQFKEHFHAQVRAACQQSTGTAGFCKDNFDRDYKATIGVDFEIERFEIIGMPYNLQIWDTAGQEKFKCIASAYYRGAEVIITVFDLADIQTLDHTKQWLEDALRENEPDSSFIFLVGTKKDLVSDAVCERTELEAIRFAKEMQAEYWSVSAKTGENVKEFFSRVAALAFEQSMIKELEDTPGHRAQIGAGNLIKLEKSIMEVPEDNTRVSLSCC